One window of Quercus robur chromosome 5, dhQueRobu3.1, whole genome shotgun sequence genomic DNA carries:
- the LOC126725839 gene encoding uncharacterized protein LOC126725839 has protein sequence MSTNDNDNEDPWLAPDKLHHLLFCFSLTLLFSFLATRTRYPFLRRHSIRVGSILSLLAGAAKEAADHLGFFQSSGASAKDAVADFIGVLIAYLVLSLASSFWFSGRPDKGPGQTSMV, from the coding sequence ATGTCCACCAACGACAACGACAATGAAGATCCATGGTTGGCCCCAGACAAGCTTCACCATCTGCTCTTCTGTTTCTCTCTCACACTCCTCTTCTCCTTCCTCGCGACCCGTACCCGCTACCCTTTCCTCCGCCGCCACTCCATTCGGGTCGGATCCATCCTCTCCCTCCTCGCCGGCGCTGCGAAAGAGGCTGCCGATCACCTCGGATTTTTCCAATCCTCCGGAGCCTCTGCCAAGGATGCCGTCGCCGATTTCATTGGCGTTCTCATCGCTTATCTCGTGCTATCGCTTGCTTCATCGTTCTGGTTCTCGGGTCGACCCGATAAGGGTCCGGGTCAGACCTCGATGGTCTGA